From Marmota flaviventris isolate mMarFla1 chromosome X, mMarFla1.hap1, whole genome shotgun sequence, the proteins below share one genomic window:
- the LOC114096504 gene encoding olfactory receptor 11L1-like: MGNLTMIKEFLLLGFGSLHGLQFFLFAIFLGIYVVTLLGNILILTVISSDCSLQTPMYFFLFNFSFLEIWYTTSIVPKMLQTLLSGPEVISFAGCVAQFYFFGSMAVVECFLLAAMSYDRYLAICSPLRYPSLMNLHTCVLLAGGSWLGGFLTPVVTVTMTFQLPFCAAYEIDHFFCDLAPVLKLACSDPETVEETTFLMASFVTMVPFLLTVASYIHIVAAVLRIPSAAGKQRAFSTCSSHLIVVTLYYGTLGTVYAIPTATQATALNKIFSLLYTVVTPMINPIVYSLRNKDVKKAIRTLLSRWAYSKET, encoded by the coding sequence ATGGGTAATCTGACCATGATCAAagaatttcttcttctgggaTTTGGGAGTCTCCATGGGctacaatttttcctttttgcaatATTTCTGGGAATCTATGTTGTGACCTTGCTAGGGAACATTCTCATCCTTACAGTAATTTCCAGTGACTGCAGCCTCCaaacccccatgtacttctttctgTTTAATTTCTCCTTCCTTGAGATCTGGTATACTACCTCCATTGTCCCTAAGATGCTGCAGACCCTTCTTTCAGGCCCTGAGGTGATTTCTTTTGCAGGCTGTGTGGCCCAGTTTTACTTCTTTGGTTCCATGGCAGTAGTTGAGTGTTTTCTGCTGGCAGCTATGTCTTATGACCGCTATCTCGCTATCTGCAGCCCTCTCCGATACCCCTCCCTTATGAACCTCCACACATGTGTCCTCCTTGCAGGTGGGTCTTGGCTTGGAGGGTTCCTAACTCCTGTGGTCACTGTCACCATGACTTTCCAGCTGCCATTCTGTGCAGCCTATGAGATCGACCATTTCTTCTGTGACCTGGCTCCTGTGCTGAAGCTGGCTTGTTCTGATCCTGAGACAGTGGAAGAAACCACTTTCCTCATGGCCTCCTTTGTCACCATGGTACCCTTCTTGCTCACTGTAGCCTCCTATATCCACATTGTGGCTGCTGTCCTCAGGATCCCATCAGCTGCAGGAAAGCAACGGGCCTTCTCCACCTGTTCCTCCCACCTCATTGTGGTCACTCTGTACTATGGAACACTGGGAACAGTATATGCCATTCCCACAGCAACCCAGGCCACTGCCTTAAACAAGATCTTCTCTCTGCTTTATACAGTGGTCACCCCCATGATCAATCCCATTGTGTATAGCCTGAGAAACAAGGATGTTAAAAAGGCAATAAGGACACTCCTGAGTCGGTGGGCATACTCCAAGGAGACCTAA